The Anolis carolinensis isolate JA03-04 chromosome 2, rAnoCar3.1.pri, whole genome shotgun sequence genome has a window encoding:
- the LOC100556689 gene encoding beta-1,3-galactosyltransferase 1, translating into MKAFMCHSQGFPTLMLLVLCSMFLFLLVATPEREVSEVSPLLLKLFSNPQSSPGSAQMLRSIPEFEWESALELEKKRFLALQTPAHPTASTRHPLEVVYSDGYKFRLNEPGKCQKISPFLVLFVITEPQDIAKREAIRKTWGNESSVPGVSILRLFLTGLHPRFGSPLQNLLEEESSIYRDIVQQDFLDTYNNLTLKTLMGMEWISKFCPNASYVMKADSDIFLNVEYLVSQLLHPHLPPKKDYMTGYIYRNTKPIRSKAYKWYVPREVYPNDTYPPYCGGPGYVLSGDLAQKIYQVAQTIRIINMEDSFIGICLHKLGISVTDSPWGLFNVYKITYEKCRFSKVVVVHHFGPEELLQIWPNFQDQNETCKS; encoded by the coding sequence atgaaggcatttatgTGCCATTCGCAGGGTTTCCCTACTTTGATGCTGTTGGTTCTCTGTTCCATGTTTCTTTTCCTACTTGTTGCAACGCCTGAAAGGGAAGTTTCTGAAGTCTCTCCTCTGTTATTAAAATTGTTCAGCAATCCCCAAAGCAGTCCAGGTTCGGCACAGATGCTTCGAAGCATCCCAGAATTTGAATGGGAATCTGCACTTGAATTGGAGAAGAAGAGATTCCTTGCCCTGCAAACTCCAGCACACCCAACAGCAAGCACACGCCACCCTTTAGAGGTGGTCTATTCTGACGGGTATAAATTCCGTCTCAATGAACCAGGTAAGTGCCAGAAGATATCCCCTTTCCTGGTCTTGTTTGTAATAACGGAGCCGCAAGATATTGCCAAAAGGGAAGCCATCCGGAAGACATGGGGCAATGAGAGTTCTGTGCCTGGTGTCTCCATCCTCCGGCTCTTTTTGACCGGCCTCCATCCCCGCTTCGGATCCCCACTGCAGAATTTGCTGGAAGAAGAGAGctccatctacagagacattgtccagCAGGACTTCCTAGACACCTACAACAACCTTACTCTGAAGACTCTGATGGGAATGGAGTGGATCAGCAAGTTCTGTCCCAATGCCTCGTATGTCATGAAAGCAGACAGCGATATCTTTCTGAATGTGGAGTACCTGGTGTCACAGCTGCTACATCCCCACCTGCCCCCCAAGAAAGACTACATGACGGGGTACATCTACAGAAACACAAAGCCAATCCGTAGCAAGGCCTACAAATGGTATGTGCCACGGGAGGTGTATCCCAACGACACCTACCCACCCTACTGTGGAGGCCCCGGGTATGTGCTTTCTGGGGATCTGGCCCAGAAGATCTATCAGGTGGCTCAGACCATCAGAATAATCAACATGGAAGATTCTTTCATAGGAATCTGCCTCCACAAACTGGGCATCAGTGTGACAGACAGCCCCTGGGGCCTCTTCAATGTCTACAAGATCACCTATGAGAAGTGTCGATTCTCTAAGGTCGTAGTTGTACATCACTTTGGGCCTGAGGAACTCCTGCAGATTTGGCCTAACTTTCAGGATCAGAATGAAACTTGCAAGAGCTAA